One window of Phoenix dactylifera cultivar Barhee BC4 chromosome 5, palm_55x_up_171113_PBpolish2nd_filt_p, whole genome shotgun sequence genomic DNA carries:
- the LOC103712203 gene encoding probable aquaporin NIP5-1 gives MPETENGTPNVSAPPTPGTPGAPLFSSLRVDSLSYDRNSMPRCNRCLPVNSNSWASPAACFTEIPKPDVSLARKLGAEFVGTFILIFGATAAPIVNQKYNGAETLIGNAACAGLAVMIMILSTGHISGAHLNPSLTIAFACLRHFPWVQVPAYIAAQVSASICASFALKGIFHPFLSGGVTVPSVGTSQAFFLEFCITFNLLFVVTAVATDTRAVGELAGIAVGATVMLNILVAGPSSGGSMNPVRTIGPALAAGNYKQIWIYLVAPTAGAIAGAATYTIVKLTDEDGATPRTPRSFRR, from the exons ATGCCGGAGACCGAGAACGGAACACCGAACGTGTCGGCCCCACCGACACCGGGCACGCCGGGGGCGCCGCTCTTCTCGTCGCTCCGTGTCGACTCGCTGTCATACGATAGGAACTCGATGCCGCGGTGCAACAGGTGCTTGCCGGTGAACTCCAACTCCTGGGCTTCTCCTGCCGCGTGCTTCACCGAGATCCCCAAGCCCGACGTCTCCCTCGCCCGCAAG CTTGGAGCAGAGTTCGTGGGCACCTTCATTCTGATATTTGGTGCCACCGCGGCTCCCATCGTGAACCAGAAGTACAATGGAGCCGAGACTCTCATCGGCAACGCTGCGTGCGCCGGCCTCGCAGTCATGATTATGATCCTCTCCACCGGCCACATCTCCGGCGCCCACCTCAACCCCTCCCTCACCATCGCCTTCGCATGTCTCCGCCACTTCCCTTGGGTCCAAGTCCCCGCATACATAGCGGCCCAAGTCTCGGCGTCCATTTGTGCCTCCTTCGCACTCAAAGGCATCTTCCATCCCTTCCTCTCCGGCGGCGTCACAGTCCCTTCCGTCGGCACTTCCCAGGCGTTCTTCCTTGAGTTTTGCATCACCTTCAATCTCTTGTTCGTCGTCACTGCCGTTGCAACAGATACTCGAGCG GTGGGAGAATTGGCTGGAATAGCAGTTGGGGCTACGGTTATGCTCAACATCCTCGTGGCCGG GCCGTCGAGCGGTGGATCGATGAACCCGGTGAGGACGATCGGGCCGGCGTTGGCAGCCGGGAACTACAAGCAGATATGGATATATTTGGTGGCACCCACGGCGGGGGCCATCGCCGGGGCTGCGACCTACACCATCGTGAAGCTCACAGACGAGGACGGGGCGACACCACGAACGCCCAGAAGCTTCCGCCGCTAG
- the LOC103712199 gene encoding monothiol glutaredoxin-S6-like — translation MTVSHPTEIKSQEGFLREQRTWEGSAAALVAVTGETRWEAMLLPRGALEASPTPRSGGQRAMLGVAPVIVALLLLGCAPEAAHGLDSKSVSAFVQNVVYSNRIAIFSKSYCPYSLRAKRVFNELSEKPFVVELDLRDDGPEIQNILLDLVGRHTVPQVFVNGQHIGGSDDTVKALANGKLRKLLGKNQ, via the exons ATGACCGTGTCCCACCCGACGGAAATCAAGAGCCAAGAAGGCTTCTTGCGAGAACAAAGAACCTGGGAAGGCTCGGCGGCGGCGCTTGTGGCGGTGACCGGAGAGACTCGGTGGGAGGCGATGCTGCTCCCTCGCGGTGCTTTAGAAGCGTCACCCACGCCAAGGAGCGGCGGCCAGCGGGCGATGCTAGGCGTTGCACCAGTTATCGTCGCGTTGCTGCTGCTGGGATGCGCCCCGGAAGCCGCTCATGGGCTAGACTCCAAGTCCGTCTCCGCCTTCGTACAGAACGTCGTCTACTCCAATCGGATCGCCATCTTCTCCAAATCCTACTGCCC gtATTCGCTACGCGCTAAACGTGTGTTTAACGAACTAAGTGAGAAGCCTTTTGTTGTGGAGCTTGACCTTCGAG ATGATGGGCCAGaaattcaaaatattcttcTAGACCTAGTTGGTCGCCACACCGTACCACAAGTTTTTGTGAATGGTCAGCACATTGGTGGCTCGGATG ATACGGTGAAGGCGCTTGCAAATGGGAAACTTAGAAAGCTTCTTGGTAAAAATCAATGA
- the LOC103712202 gene encoding coenzyme A biosynthesis protein 3-like: MESQATLATRNPCVLASPRVKVGLCTARLPGRMRGARLVATGAFGRRSVSVESKLSCELGDHWRKNALARIYVFGDFGVTTYAMRALKKKFSSIEGFIGEDHEDGDGEEEEGTGGGGRGSDDDDEEDTTDDDEDDEEDTTDEEDTTEDEDEDEDEDEDDQEDEGECDD, encoded by the exons ATGGAGTCCCAGGCTACTCTGGCCACCAGAAATCCTTGCGTATTGGCCAGCCCAAGGGTGAAGGTGGGGCTGTGCACTGCGAGACTTCCAGGCAGAATGAGAGGCGCTCGTTTGGTGGCAACTGGTGCATTTGGGAGACGGAGCGTTTCGGTGGAGAGCAAGCTGAGTTGCGAACTGGGTGATCACTGGAGGAAGAATGCGTTGGCGCGCATCTACGTCTTCGGGGATTTTGGTGTAACTACATACGCCATGCGCGCATTGAAGAAA AAGTTTTCCAGCATTGAAGGTTTTATAGGTGAAGATCACGAAGATGGGGATGGCGAGGAAGAAGAGGGTACGGGCGGAGGTGGTAGGGGTAGTGATGATGACGATGAGGAGGATACtactgatgatgatgaagatgatgaggaGGACACTACTGATGAGGAAGATACTAcggaagatgaagatgaagatgaggatgaggatgaaGATGATCAAGAAGATGAGGGAGAGTGTGATGATTAG
- the LOC103712201 gene encoding probable LRR receptor-like serine/threonine-protein kinase At4g36180, which produces MASSHPSLCSPLLLLLFLVTPLTVTSKTFPGDTEALKAVKQGVDPRSIPSGSCLSTWDFAVADPCDAAFSPRFTCGLRCDTSDAAGFLRVTELALDPAGYSGSITPSVWSLPFLESLELADNSLAGAVPLPPPAGLPPRLRRLSLSRNAFSGEIPGFSAAPALEELYLDNNLLSGPIPPGLATLPALRRLELQTNNLTGEIPDLGPLQNLTFLDASNNALSGGFPSGKFPASVVEISLRSNRLEGEIPGAAVAALPALQVMDLSHNGLSGAVPGAAFEHPSLEQLTLAYNRFESIKRPGDGGLVSRLIALDLGHNRLGGFLPAFLGSMPRLSALSLEDNRFTGMIPAQYAVRVVGAWGAVPFARLILSGNYLSGPVPSPLVGLKEGSAMVNLADNCLFRCPPEFFFCDGGRQKPSTTCREFNPVIP; this is translated from the coding sequence ATGGCTTCCTCTCATCCCTCTCTCTGTTCCCCTCTGCTTCTGCTCCTTTTCCTTGTAACTCCACTCACAGTGACTTCCAAGACTTTCCCTGGAGACACCGAAGCTTTGAAGGCCGTGAAGCAGGGCGTGGACCCCCGGTCCATCCCCTCGGGCTCGTGCCTCAGCACCTGGGACTTCGCCGTCGCTGACCCCTGCGACGCCGCCTTCAGCCCCCGCTTCACGTGCGGCCTCCGCTGTGACACCAGCGACGCTGCCGGCTTCCTCCGCGTCACCGAGCTCGCCCTCGACCCTGCCGGCTACTCTGGCTCCATCACTCCCTCAGTCTGGTCGCTCCCCTTTCTCGAGTCCCTCGAGCTCGCCGACAACAGCCTCGCCGGCGCCGTCCCGCTGCCGCCTCCAGCCGGCCTTCCCCCTCGCCTCCGCCGCCTCTCCCTCTCCCGCAACGCCTTCTCCGGCGAGATCCCTGGCTTCTCCGCCGCCCCCGCCCTCGAGGAGCTCTACCTCGACAACAACCTCCTCTCTGGCCCGATTCCGCCGGGACTGGCGACGCTCCCCGCCCTTCGAAGGCTAGAACTCCAGACGAACAACCTCACCGGCGAGATCCCAGATCTGGGCCCCCTCCAAAACCTCACCTTCCTTGACGCCAGCAACAATGCTCTCTCCGGCGGGTTCCCATCGGGGAAATTCCCGGCGTCGGTGGTGGAGATCTCTCTCCGGAGCAACCGGCTGGAGGGGGAGATCCCAGGGGCAGCGGTGGCGGCGCTGCCGGCGCTCCAGGTGATGGATCTCAGCCACAACGGGCTCTCGGGGGCGGTCCCCGGGGCCGCCTTCGAGCACCCCTCTCTCGAACAACTAACCCTCGCCTATAACCGGTTCGAGTCAATCAAACGCCCGGGGGACGGCGGTCTGGTGAGCCGGCTCATCGCGTTGGACCTGGGCCACAACCGGCTTGGAGGGTTCCTGCCGGCGTTTCTGGGGTCGATGCCCCGGCTCTCGGCGCTGTCGCTGGAAGACAACCGGTTCACGGGGATGATCCCGGCCCAGTACGCGGTCCGGGTGGTCGGGGCTTGGGGGGCGGTGCCGTTCGCCCGGTTAATTTTGTCGGGGAATTATTTGTCCGGGCCCGTCCCGAGCCCGCTGGTGGGGTTGAAGGAAGGGAGCGCGATGGTCAATCTGGCGGACAACTGTTTGTTTCGGTGCCCGCCGGAGTTTTTCTTCTGCGACGGGGGAAGACAGAAGCCGTCCACCACTTGCCGGGAATTCAACCCAGTAATCCCGTGA